Proteins encoded by one window of Streptomyces sp. LX-29:
- a CDS encoding DEAD/DEAH box helicase produces MSISTDNTAMPSAVTEQVEQDEQMSAATVEAIESQVETGAEADVEADVEVEADVEAAAEADDQDAAPQITFGDLGLPEQIVRKLAQNGVTTPFPIQAATIPDALAGKDILGRGRTGSGKTLSFGLPLLTTLAGGHTEKKRPRGLILTPTRELAMQVSDALQPYGDVLGLKLKVVCGGTSMGNQIYALERGVDILVATPGRLRDIIDRGAASLDKVQVAVLDEADQMADMGFLPEVTEILDLVPQGGQRLLFSATLENEIDTLVKRYLVDQVTHEVDPSAGAVSTMTHHVLVVKPKDKAPVTAAIAARKGRTIIFVRTQLGADRVADQLREAGVRADALHGGMTQGARTRTLADFKDGYVNVLVATDVAARGIHVDGIDLVLNVDPAGDHKDYLHRSGRTARAGQSGTVVSLALPHQRRQIFRLMEDAGVDASRHIVGGAGAFDEDVARITGARSLTEVQAESAANSAKQAEREVQQLTRELEKVQRRALELREEADRLAARVARERGEAPEAAAASSEEGVTAAETPVVPHQAPAAEVETPVVAEEGPRRASSYERRDERGNFERRDRERGGFDRDRDRGFNRDRDRDRRDDRGGFDRDRDRDRGFNRDRGDRGGDRGGFNRDRRDGDRGGFGGGRSFERRDDRGNFERRDRRDDRGGFDRDRDRDRGFNRDRREDRGDRGGDRGGFNRERRDGDRGGFGGGRSFERRDDRQGRSFERRDHNHRGGDRPFHRERREDRPFNRDDRPFNRDRRDDRPARRDDHRGARPLDRRADKPRWKRNG; encoded by the coding sequence ATGTCCATTTCCACTGATAACACCGCCATGCCCAGCGCCGTGACCGAGCAGGTCGAGCAGGACGAGCAGATGTCCGCGGCGACGGTCGAGGCGATCGAGTCCCAGGTCGAGACCGGCGCCGAGGCGGACGTCGAGGCCGACGTCGAGGTCGAGGCCGACGTCGAGGCCGCCGCCGAGGCGGACGACCAGGACGCGGCTCCCCAGATCACCTTCGGCGACCTCGGGCTCCCCGAGCAGATCGTCCGCAAGCTGGCGCAGAACGGTGTGACCACCCCGTTCCCGATCCAGGCCGCGACCATCCCGGACGCGCTGGCCGGCAAGGACATCCTCGGCCGCGGTCGTACCGGCTCCGGCAAGACCCTCTCCTTCGGCCTGCCGCTGCTGACCACCCTCGCCGGCGGCCACACCGAGAAGAAGCGCCCGCGCGGTCTGATCCTGACCCCGACCCGTGAGCTCGCCATGCAGGTGAGCGACGCGCTCCAGCCGTACGGCGACGTCCTCGGCCTCAAGCTCAAGGTCGTCTGCGGCGGCACCTCGATGGGCAACCAGATCTACGCCCTGGAACGCGGTGTCGACATCCTCGTCGCCACCCCGGGCCGACTGCGCGACATCATCGACCGCGGCGCCGCCTCGCTCGACAAGGTCCAGGTCGCCGTCCTCGACGAGGCCGACCAGATGGCCGACATGGGCTTCCTGCCCGAGGTCACCGAGATCCTCGACCTGGTGCCGCAGGGCGGTCAGCGGCTGCTCTTCTCCGCCACGCTGGAGAACGAGATCGACACCCTGGTCAAGCGTTACCTGGTCGACCAGGTCACCCACGAGGTCGACCCGTCGGCCGGCGCGGTGTCCACCATGACCCACCACGTCCTGGTCGTGAAGCCCAAGGACAAGGCCCCGGTCACCGCCGCCATCGCGGCGCGCAAGGGCCGCACCATCATCTTCGTGCGGACCCAGCTCGGCGCCGACCGCGTCGCCGACCAGCTGCGCGAGGCGGGCGTGCGTGCCGACGCGCTGCACGGCGGCATGACCCAGGGTGCCCGCACCCGCACCCTGGCCGACTTCAAGGACGGGTACGTCAACGTGCTCGTCGCCACCGACGTGGCCGCCCGCGGTATCCACGTCGACGGCATCGACCTGGTGCTCAACGTCGACCCGGCCGGCGACCACAAGGACTACCTGCACCGCAGCGGCCGCACCGCCCGTGCCGGCCAGTCCGGCACCGTCGTCTCGCTGGCGCTGCCGCACCAGCGCCGACAGATCTTCCGCCTGATGGAGGACGCGGGCGTGGACGCCTCGCGTCACATCGTGGGCGGCGCCGGCGCCTTCGACGAGGACGTGGCCCGGATCACCGGCGCCCGCTCGCTCACCGAGGTGCAGGCGGAGTCGGCGGCCAACTCGGCCAAGCAGGCCGAGCGCGAGGTGCAGCAGCTCACCCGCGAGCTGGAGAAGGTCCAGCGCCGGGCGCTCGAACTCCGCGAGGAGGCCGACCGGCTGGCCGCCCGCGTGGCGCGCGAGCGGGGCGAGGCCCCGGAGGCCGCCGCCGCGAGCTCGGAGGAGGGCGTGACCGCCGCCGAGACCCCGGTCGTCCCGCACCAGGCCCCCGCGGCCGAGGTCGAGACCCCCGTGGTGGCCGAGGAGGGCCCGCGTCGGGCGTCCTCGTACGAGCGTCGTGACGAGCGCGGCAACTTCGAGCGTCGGGACCGGGAGCGCGGCGGTTTCGACCGCGACCGTGACCGCGGCTTCAACCGTGACCGCGACCGGGACCGTCGCGACGACCGCGGTGGTTTCGACCGCGACCGTGACCGGGACCGTGGTTTCAATCGGGACCGTGGTGACCGTGGCGGTGACCGCGGTGGTTTCAACCGTGACCGTCGTGACGGCGACCGTGGCGGCTTCGGTGGCGGCCGTTCGTTCGAGCGCCGTGACGACCGTGGCAACTTCGAGCGTCGGGACCGTCGCGACGACCGCGGTGGTTTCGACCGCGACCGTGACCGGGACCGTGGTTTCAATCGGGACCGTCGTGAGGACCGTGGTGACCGTGGCGGTGACCGCGGTGGTTTCAACCGCGAGCGTCGTGACGGCGACCGTGGCGGCTTCGGTGGCGGCCGTTCGTTCGAGCGCCGTGACGACCGTCAGGGCCGCTCCTTCGAGCGTCGCGACCACAACCACCGTGGCGGCGACCGTCCGTTCCACCGTGAGCGCCGCGAGGACCGTCCGTTCAACCGCGACGACCGTCCCTTCAACCGGGACCGTCGCGACGACCGTCCGGCCCGTCGTGACGACCACCGGGGTGCCCGGCCCCTCGACCGCCGCGCCGACAAGCCCCGCTGGAAGCGGAACGGCTGA